One window from the genome of Spirosoma rhododendri encodes:
- a CDS encoding glycoside hydrolase family 88 protein — MLCRLPRPFLFSLSLLVTTALAQTTPTPETPWSVRMADAVLKKYPDSIAVKENRPASWDYEQGLVLNAIERVWERTGDGHYYDYILRDIDRYVGKTGPIRTYRMDEFNLDNITTGRVLLMLAQQTQPGRENYKRAADTLRAQLTRQPRTKEGGFWHKQRYPNQMWLDGLFMAEPFYAEYTALYDRSPDSATRHFDDIAHQFALIEQHLIDPKTGLLYHGYDESRAQKWANAKTGTSPNFWGRSIGWYAMALVDVLDYFPENHPRRADLLTYFQRLMPVLARYQDPKTGAWYQIVDQGSRKGNYVEASASCMFVYALAKGVRLGYLPASMLSVAKKGYQGILKTFVKTDPASQQPVLNGTVSVGGLGGSPYRDGSYAYYLSEPIRVNDLKGVGPFIMASVELEIADEYPLGKGKTVAVDTYFNNETRKGDNGPEPFHYLWNDRMHSGFWLWGKTFRELGATTVTQPQAPTAQTLKGKDVYIIVDPDTPKETPKPNYVQAADVDALDAWVRAGGVLVLMANDSANAELPRFNQLANRFGIQFGYEQVNPVQGTRWSDGKLTIPANDPIFPHVSTIYVKELSPLTLTAPAKPALLKGNTIIMATAKVGRGTVFAIGDPWLYNEYTDGRRIPIEYQNFQAGKDLAVWLLKQAK, encoded by the coding sequence ATGCTTTGCCGATTACCCCGCCCGTTTCTGTTCTCCCTATCGCTTCTGGTAACTACCGCACTGGCGCAGACGACCCCCACGCCTGAAACACCGTGGTCGGTGCGGATGGCCGATGCCGTTCTGAAAAAATACCCCGACTCGATTGCCGTCAAAGAAAACCGGCCTGCCAGTTGGGACTACGAACAGGGGCTGGTGCTGAACGCTATCGAGCGCGTCTGGGAACGCACCGGCGACGGCCACTATTACGACTACATCCTGCGCGACATCGACCGGTATGTGGGTAAAACCGGGCCGATACGTACGTACCGGATGGACGAATTCAACCTCGATAACATCACAACGGGGCGGGTGCTGCTGATGCTGGCGCAACAGACGCAGCCGGGCCGCGAAAACTACAAACGGGCCGCCGACACGCTCCGGGCGCAACTGACGCGACAACCCCGCACGAAGGAAGGGGGCTTCTGGCACAAGCAGCGCTACCCCAATCAGATGTGGCTCGACGGCCTGTTTATGGCCGAACCGTTCTACGCCGAATACACGGCCCTTTACGACCGGTCGCCCGACTCCGCCACGCGCCATTTCGACGATATCGCCCATCAGTTTGCCCTGATTGAACAGCACCTGATCGACCCGAAGACCGGCCTACTGTACCACGGCTACGACGAAAGCCGGGCGCAGAAATGGGCCAATGCCAAAACCGGTACGTCGCCTAATTTCTGGGGTCGTTCGATTGGCTGGTACGCCATGGCGCTGGTCGACGTGCTCGATTACTTCCCGGAAAATCACCCCCGCCGGGCCGATCTGCTGACTTATTTCCAGCGTCTGATGCCCGTTCTGGCGCGGTATCAGGACCCCAAAACCGGTGCCTGGTACCAGATCGTCGATCAGGGGAGTCGGAAAGGAAACTACGTGGAGGCATCGGCTTCGTGCATGTTTGTCTACGCGCTGGCGAAGGGTGTTCGGCTGGGGTATCTGCCAGCGTCTATGCTGTCAGTTGCGAAGAAAGGCTATCAGGGTATTCTGAAAACGTTCGTCAAGACCGACCCGGCGAGTCAGCAGCCGGTGCTGAACGGTACCGTCAGCGTGGGTGGGCTGGGCGGCAGTCCTTACCGCGACGGCAGCTATGCCTATTACCTGAGCGAACCGATCCGCGTCAACGACCTGAAAGGCGTGGGGCCGTTTATCATGGCGAGTGTCGAGCTGGAGATAGCCGACGAATATCCGCTGGGCAAGGGAAAAACAGTGGCCGTCGACACCTATTTCAACAACGAAACCCGCAAAGGCGATAACGGTCCGGAACCGTTTCACTACCTCTGGAACGACCGGATGCACTCGGGCTTCTGGCTGTGGGGAAAGACCTTCCGCGAACTTGGTGCTACGACCGTTACGCAGCCGCAAGCGCCTACTGCACAAACGCTTAAGGGTAAAGATGTATACATCATCGTTGACCCCGACACGCCGAAGGAAACCCCCAAGCCCAACTACGTACAGGCTGCTGATGTCGATGCGCTCGACGCGTGGGTACGGGCCGGTGGGGTGCTGGTGCTGATGGCCAATGACTCGGCCAACGCTGAACTGCCCCGCTTCAATCAGCTCGCCAACCGGTTTGGCATACAGTTCGGCTACGAGCAGGTCAACCCCGTTCAGGGCACACGCTGGTCGGACGGTAAACTAACGATTCCGGCCAACGACCCGATCTTCCCCCACGTCTCGACGATCTACGTCAAAGAACTTTCCCCGCTCACACTGACTGCCCCCGCCAAACCGGCGCTTCTAAAAGGCAACACGATAATCATGGCGACGGCCAAAGTGGGTAGGGGCACCGTATTTGCCATCGGCGATCCGTGGCTGTACAACGAATACACCGACGGCCGACGCATCCCGATTGAATACCAGAACTTTCAGGCGGGTAAAGATTTGGCTGTCTGGTTGTTAAAGCAGGCGAAATAG
- a CDS encoding S1 family peptidase has product MFADAVERIKTFTRPIHSIARFYGHAPIVPGSATLFFVNELGDAITCRHVANNIVRSDKINANYRSYRGKEGEFQNHPDRARLQRELQQKLGIKDDTIKQLYHQYIRCVEGDVTPEIVLHANEHIDLALIRFRNFTRPLYSSYATFLKDSSRIKPGRTLCRLGYPFPGFTNYGYDNYRDTAYWTDEQTRYMSFPLDGMITRLMQNKSSSPEIELSTPGLVGQSGGPLFDTNGLIYGLQSATDQLHLGLDIEDKEFLVNNRRKKVSNYAFLQVGICVHVDAIKDFLRTNSVKFYEA; this is encoded by the coding sequence ATGTTTGCTGATGCCGTCGAGCGCATTAAAACGTTTACCCGCCCCATCCATTCAATCGCCCGGTTTTACGGCCACGCCCCCATTGTTCCGGGGAGTGCCACGCTGTTTTTTGTCAATGAACTGGGCGACGCAATAACCTGCCGACACGTCGCCAACAACATTGTCCGGTCGGATAAGATCAACGCCAATTACCGTAGCTATCGGGGTAAGGAAGGCGAGTTCCAGAATCACCCCGACCGGGCCCGGCTTCAGCGCGAACTACAGCAGAAACTTGGTATCAAAGACGACACGATCAAGCAGTTATATCATCAGTATATCCGCTGTGTCGAAGGTGATGTAACGCCCGAGATCGTGCTGCACGCCAACGAACACATTGACTTGGCGCTCATTCGCTTTCGGAACTTCACCCGGCCGCTGTATTCTTCATACGCTACATTCCTGAAAGACAGCAGCCGGATCAAGCCCGGCCGTACGCTCTGCCGGTTGGGCTACCCGTTTCCGGGCTTCACCAACTACGGCTACGACAACTACCGCGACACAGCTTACTGGACCGACGAACAAACCCGGTACATGTCGTTTCCGCTGGACGGCATGATTACCCGGTTGATGCAGAACAAAAGCAGCAGCCCCGAAATCGAATTAAGTACACCCGGTCTGGTAGGGCAGAGTGGTGGGCCGCTCTTCGATACCAACGGTCTGATATATGGTCTGCAATCGGCCACCGATCAGCTGCACCTGGGGCTCGATATTGAGGACAAGGAATTTCTGGTCAACAACCGCCGGAAGAAAGTGTCGAACTACGCCTTCCTGCAAGTTGGTATCTGCGTGCATGTCGACGCAATCAAAGATTTTCTACGCACCAACAGCGTGAAGTTCTACGAAGCCTGA
- a CDS encoding M20 family metallo-hydrolase: MTSLPVAHIDTLTADALTLLKQLIATPSFSREENHTADLIIAFLEERGVPTQRLKNNIWAINQQFDPAKPTVLLNSHHDTVKPNKSWTLDPFAPLEQDGKLFGLGSNDAGGCLVSLIVTFLHFYDRTDLSYNILLIASAEEEISGRDGLELVLPQMPPISFAIVGEPTEMQLAIAEKGLLVLDCTAHGVSGHAARDEGDNAIYHALRDIDWVRTYQFPKVSPMLGPVKMSVTIIQAGTQHNVVPDACTFTIDVRVTDQYTLQEIIDVIQANLRSDVQARSIRLTPSSIPDDHPIVRAGLALGRHTYGSPTTSDQAVLSCPSLKCGPGHSSRSHSADEFLYLHELGDGIRGYIQMLEQVVI; encoded by the coding sequence ATGACCAGTTTACCCGTTGCCCACATCGATACCCTGACGGCCGATGCGCTGACACTGCTGAAACAACTGATTGCCACGCCTTCGTTTAGCCGGGAGGAAAACCACACGGCCGACCTGATTATTGCTTTTCTGGAAGAACGTGGCGTACCAACCCAACGGCTGAAAAACAACATATGGGCCATCAATCAGCAGTTCGACCCCGCCAAACCAACCGTACTGCTCAATTCGCACCACGACACGGTGAAGCCCAACAAGTCGTGGACGCTCGACCCCTTCGCTCCGCTGGAGCAGGACGGTAAGCTGTTCGGACTGGGTAGCAACGATGCGGGGGGCTGTCTTGTATCGCTGATTGTCACGTTTCTGCATTTTTACGACCGCACCGACCTGTCGTACAACATACTTCTGATTGCCAGCGCCGAAGAGGAAATATCGGGCCGGGACGGGCTGGAGTTGGTACTGCCGCAGATGCCGCCCATCAGTTTTGCCATTGTGGGCGAGCCGACCGAAATGCAGCTGGCGATTGCCGAAAAAGGCTTGCTGGTGCTCGACTGCACAGCCCACGGCGTCAGCGGACACGCGGCCCGCGATGAGGGCGACAATGCCATTTATCACGCTTTGCGGGACATCGACTGGGTTAGAACGTATCAGTTTCCGAAGGTGTCGCCCATGCTGGGGCCGGTGAAAATGTCGGTAACGATTATTCAGGCCGGTACGCAGCACAATGTCGTGCCCGACGCCTGCACGTTCACCATCGACGTGCGCGTGACGGATCAGTACACGCTACAGGAAATTATCGACGTGATTCAGGCCAACCTCCGGTCTGACGTACAGGCCCGCTCGATTCGGCTCACCCCGTCGAGCATACCAGACGATCACCCGATTGTGCGGGCTGGCCTGGCGCTGGGGCGGCATACCTACGGGTCGCCCACGACCTCCGATCAAGCGGTGCTGAGTTGCCCCTCGCTCAAATGCGGTCCCGGCCATTCGAGCCGGTCGCACTCGGCCGATGAGTTTTTGTATCTCCACGAGCTGGGCGACGGCATCCGTGGCTATATCCAGATGCTCGAACAGGTGGTAATCTGA
- a CDS encoding OmpA family protein, translated as MAVHLVSYLKEQFTPGVIDQLSTELSEKPASVVKIVQGVIPTLLGGLTRRVQESGGAGSIFSFLGKGDYGKTPFDVGQVTDTHQETIETATAGRDFLEHVFGDKLGRTTELIGTFGGAKPESVRVVMSLAASVLMGVLGRQEQEKGLTAHSLKTLLEGQATNFRTALPGGLDSVGSLLGFNELETPVGPPTIVQGADNFSGTVVSPNIPKSTDGDRQRENVRWLRWAAVLMGILVVALIVQKCGENENSVDGVSTDSTARVESNAVEDTSRATKNSVIESHGQVADSTAPGALGIRDDKPTTGGTDVITQIELPGGRKLSLGEQSFNGRLARFLGSKPKNPERTFTFENLTFETGSAQITAESRQNVNDLIDIMKAYPNLQIRVEGHTDNTGNADTNLELSRDRAASVRTALTSAGIAANRVATQGYGAAHPLATNDNAEGRQRNRRIDIAVTKI; from the coding sequence ATGGCCGTTCACCTCGTCTCCTATCTAAAAGAACAGTTTACCCCCGGCGTTATCGATCAGCTAAGCACTGAACTAAGCGAGAAGCCCGCCAGTGTCGTCAAAATCGTGCAGGGCGTCATCCCGACGTTGCTGGGTGGCCTGACAAGACGTGTGCAGGAATCGGGTGGGGCAGGCAGCATCTTCTCGTTTCTGGGAAAAGGCGACTATGGCAAAACGCCGTTCGATGTCGGGCAGGTGACGGATACGCACCAGGAAACCATCGAAACGGCCACCGCCGGGCGCGACTTTCTGGAGCACGTATTCGGCGACAAGCTGGGCCGCACTACCGAACTGATCGGTACGTTTGGCGGGGCCAAGCCCGAGTCGGTACGGGTTGTGATGAGCTTGGCGGCATCGGTACTGATGGGCGTACTGGGGCGGCAGGAGCAGGAGAAAGGGCTGACGGCGCACAGCCTGAAAACGTTGCTCGAAGGGCAGGCTACCAACTTCCGCACGGCACTGCCCGGCGGTCTGGACAGTGTGGGTAGCCTACTTGGGTTCAATGAACTCGAAACCCCGGTGGGGCCGCCAACGATTGTGCAGGGTGCCGATAATTTCAGCGGTACGGTGGTCAGCCCCAACATCCCCAAAAGCACCGACGGCGACCGGCAACGCGAAAACGTACGCTGGCTGCGCTGGGCTGCTGTGCTGATGGGCATACTGGTGGTGGCCCTGATCGTGCAGAAGTGCGGTGAAAACGAAAACAGCGTCGACGGCGTCAGCACCGACAGTACGGCGCGGGTTGAGTCGAACGCCGTTGAAGATACGTCGAGAGCGACCAAAAACAGCGTGATCGAGTCGCACGGGCAGGTAGCCGATTCAACAGCCCCCGGTGCGCTGGGCATCCGCGACGACAAGCCAACGACGGGCGGTACAGACGTAATTACGCAGATTGAACTGCCCGGCGGGCGCAAGCTAAGCCTGGGTGAGCAATCGTTCAACGGGCGGCTGGCCCGCTTTCTGGGGAGCAAACCCAAGAATCCGGAGCGGACGTTTACGTTTGAAAACCTGACGTTTGAAACGGGGTCGGCACAGATCACGGCGGAGTCGCGGCAGAACGTCAACGACCTGATCGACATCATGAAAGCCTACCCAAATCTGCAAATCCGGGTCGAAGGGCACACCGACAACACAGGTAATGCCGATACGAACCTCGAACTCTCCCGCGACCGGGCGGCCTCAGTCCGTACGGCACTGACATCGGCGGGTATTGCGGCTAATCGCGTCGCAACGCAGGGGTACGGTGCCGCACATCCGCTGGCTACCAACGACAACGCCGAAGGCCGTCAGCGCAACCGTCGTATCGACATCGCGGTAACAAAGATTTAA